The sequence AAGGTCAAGTTCAGtggttaaaaatattaaaattctttGTGTTTGCAAGAAATTAATTATGCTAGTAACTATGGAagctagatttttttaaatgccattGATAACTTAAGTACAGATCTACAGAAGCATACAGAGGCTTGGTTTCATTCAACACAAGGCAATGTTAAAGCGAATCAGAACATCCTAGCCTCATTTATATTGTCCTAATGTTATTTTTGATTTTGCATTTAATACTTCAGATACGTTAGTGTGTCTGGTTTCTATGGACATCCAAATGTTTGGGCCTGATGCACTCACTGCTGTTAAACTCATTGAACATCAGTGTGTTAGCCAGCAAGGAGTACCTGATGTCAGACCACCTATGATGGATCATGGTTCTTCACAGGCACATGCAACAGGTATCGCAGGTTAGTATCACTACAGAGGAACATACTCTTCTGCAGAGTTTTCTATATGACCTATGTGATTTCTGTCCTTTGGAGGTTTCTGATTGGGTTATGTAAGTAAGTGTGGTGTTATACACAATATGTGGTATCTTTCTCAGATGTTtgttcagaaagcaaatagaaCGTTTTGGTCGCTAAAGCTgttgtgaaaaagaaaggatcttaatatttttcagttgctcttctgaaaatttactgaaaaattaatgCACACTGttcttaactttttttcatttgaaacagaGTATTTTTTCTGGATTAGTTCTCTGGAAATAAtggaaacaaattattttatattgcatTTTATACAGAATATTACTGGTTAATAACATAAACTACTTGGTAGAATTACAGAGATAAGAGGCATACAGAATGCCTATTTTGAAGCTCGTGATGTGAACTCaattttaattgcattatttAAAGTGTGAAAAGTGTTTTCTTAATTGACCTTACCTATTAACTAGATTTCAAGGATTAACttctgcaattttattttagagtTAAATACCAGTCCTTTTGAAGTTGATGACACAGCAATTATTAATCAATGGGGAAAACACATAAATGTCCTTCTGTCTTTATTAATAAAAGCACCTgagtaaataaaagcagtatACCTCAGGTTCACATAAGATGGAACAGAGGGAttcactctgaagaaaaatgtgacaGATATgtagattgctccaaaagtaatgccttctatttatttcctggaaaactacaacacatacaaagagcacagtaacactatttgatagaccaaattctgagctacaaaacactatttttcaacagttatGAACATTAGTAATGCGTTTTTGCCAGtggtgaacaagagcctgcatgctgtgctcgtaaaaatctgcatggccatccagaatgtCTTGTGTTTCATGCTGTTGTTActattgctgaaatgcaccacccacctcctcactgtgctgacattcGCTGTTTGATCTACATATATGTTCAAAAGTGTTGAATGTCACTgggtactatttttttttccacgtggaagaattcagtgacatctgtgcttcatatgcacttccatgtcagacaccattttgtcagctACACGTGGCAACagaatgtaacagaatattggtgggaaggttcaacctctactgccataccaccatcatctgcctctgacatcgtggaccaacataataaaatagaaggcactacttttggagcagccctcatactgACTTGTGTGTCCTGTGTTTCTTGAGCATGTTCAGATACCTCAGTGAAAGTGGCTGGAAAAGAATATGTCTTAAGGGAATAAACAGGTGAATGAAAGAAATCAGTATGATGTTGCAACAAATTCCTTACGTTAAACTTGTTTCAAGTTAGGAGTTGGAAAATTACCTGCTTAGTTTTGGTAAATTGGAGCAAATCTATAGTGTGCCTTGTGCCACCTCTGCAACTTATTTTAGATGGAAATACCCTGCTtgtgaaaaacaggagaaactGTCCCATGGAAAGTTATGGCAGTGAAagtcattttcttcattcagcaaatacttttttttccttccctacaGCCTCTAGAACAGCACCACATGTTGCTCCACCACCAGGAATAGTAGAAATAGACAGTGAGAAATTTGCATGTCAGTGGTAAGTGTATCGTTctattcaaatatttaaatggagaagaaaaataataatgtctGTATTCATGAGTTATAGATTTTTCTGACTTGCTTCTATTCATTGTTTGACtactttttctgaaaagtatGAAGTAAAACCATTCTGTCCTTGCTTTGAAGGagtatgaaagaaaaaactcaACCAACACGTTCATTCCTGGAGAGTTGATGATTGAAATTCTCTCATAGAGTATAACTTGATTAGATTTTTAACTCTTGCATTGACTTTTATTAAGTTgtaaagcagcattttgtttcACAAGTACTTTCATCAGGTAATGTTTTGCCGTGTTACTGCACCAATGTAAAAGTAATCCTCAAGTTATAAAGCTAGGCCTTGCAAAACTCTCATGTGATCATTGTAAATCTCAAGCAGGCTAGGGCCTGCATCCCTTCCAAGTTCTCTCACTTTATCTAATACTGTCATTGTTGGCTGCTTGTCAGATATTAAGAAAACTGTTCTGCTTATGGTTCTGTAGACTGAGCATCATCTTTCTGAACTATGTTTCATTTACGTAAATCTCACATTCTGGATATTTGTGTAAATCACTTCATTTTGGACTTCTGCTTCTACTCCACGCTTCATGTGTTCATCAGTTATCTCACTGATCAGACAATAGCCTTCAAAGTGAAGTAGTTATTATTTGTAAAAGCTTAGTGTTTTTACTTCcagcaaaacattatttttatgggAGAAACATTGAAGGTTTTCTTCTTGGTCAACTGATGTTGATCGTGCTGCTGTTTGCAATCCATTCATAGACTGaaaatttcatctttaaatatTCAAACGAGAATACCTGAAGTTGGGATCACCACACTTCAACTTAGCCATCTACATGGTTTTAGCTACACAGAGACAGTTTTCTAGACTGCTTTTTAGTTACTGAGGGGAAGATTTCCCTGTAGTTAAAGTGTCTTCATCTGGCTGATTTCTGACAAGATTACAGATtaccttctgctgctgctttctctctcttaaGTGTGGGGAGCACTGGGGACATCTAGCTTGCAGAAATAAGGATTTAGGCAAGGTGAATTTTGCACTGTGCATAGAATGTAAAATACAAGTTTTGGCTGTTAAAATAAGTACGGGTAGGTACCATTATGTAACTCTGCAGTACCATCTCGTAACAAGAAGTAATGGAGAGAACAGTGTATCATATTATCAGGAAGATTTGGAAAGTCTGGTTGGTTTCAGAGTCTGCATGCAGTGTGCTTCTACAGCTATTAGTGATGAGTATAACTAGTAGtttgttcttaattttcttctggtGATAGGTATGAGCCagtgaataataaaaaataacatatacttctgaaaattttcCTTAAATACTATCTGTgctggcaaaagaaaaattaaaagaatacaAATCTAGAGCAGAGAACAAGCCCCTTGCAAGTGTTTTTCTCAGTGCTGACAAGGAGTGTCTTACATTCATGTAGATTTTCATTGTATGTTTTaacagaaactggaaaatgaacAAATTATAATTTTAGATGTTAGAAAAGTTATCTCttggaagcagcagaaaaaaaaggtatttaagCTGACCTTCCTGAATATATTCTACCCAGGCTAAGCTGGTTTATGAGTCTTCCTGTAAGATAAGTGCATGTGACAGGAAGTGCTAATCACAGCTCACATTCCACCATTGTAAGTCTGACCTTCTGTATGCTGCTTGTACCAGTGACAGTGTGTCAGCCTAATGGAATATACCTAGCTGGACAGTCATTTGTCTCATATGCCAGATTTAATTATTACTTAGACGTTCTATTACAGAATGTGATCTCAATTTTTGTTGTAATAAAATTGTAACTAAACTGCAGGAGAAATGACATACTTGCACTTCACTGTTTATGAGAGAAGATGATTTAAAGAATGTaatcctttgcttttctctttgaaatatttaGCTCTTAGGGGAGTATGAGGCTCTACAAAGGAGAATGCAGTGCAGTTTTCTAAAGTGCTAGCACCACATAGTGAATACTGACAtcctaaatatatttttgttctgtctgAGCCTGTGTTCAGGTACCGCTATTTGAGAATTGTGCAGAGAGTTACTTATGTCCATTTACTGCTGGGGATGATCTGTTGGCATGTCTCTGGGCTGGAATAATGGATCTTGAATGAATAAAATCTACAGATAGAAACCGCTACCATCTCTCATAGCTTCCTGGGTAGTGTGTGCATTTGTGCAGATTCTTCTGTAGGAGATATAGAATCTTCTGGAAATTTTCCTAGGAATAGACAGGCAGAATAGATTGTTCAAGGATTTTATGATGCCTGCATAGTGCATGACTCCTGGAACAAGTATGTGTCTTATGTGCATGCTCTTTCAGAGTTCAAGTCCcctttcttctgccttcctatctcttagaatcacagactgaGGTGGTTATTCTATCTCTgttctttcttgtgttttgaATTAAGACCATATTCATGTATAATTGATTTTTACACGAATGTTCAGTAGGTTTAGTGTGGAAACGTTTGATTAAGAATTAGCTCGTCTTCAGTCCATCTTTTGATAAAAAAGAGACATTAAGAAATAAGCATAAAGGTTTTGGGGAGGAAAGGTCACTAAACAAATcctatctttattttttttgttgcttctgAATGTGCAGTAAAAAAGGCACATATGGGGACTGTTTTGCATATTTCTATGTAAGTAAAGTATTGATTGTATACTGACTGGATATCTTAGGTATCACAAGCAACGAGAAGTGAAAAGTGTGGAACAGACATTGGACAAGACAATAGATTGCAATTTTATTGTTCATGTTATCATGTCTCAAAATTCTCTCatacaaacagaaatgttttaacaGCTGTATTGTCACTGTGTTTTGCTTCATAATccattttttcatcttcaggTTGAATGCCCATTTTGAAGTGAATCTTGATTGCTCAATCTCTCGAGCAGAAATGTACTCTGAATACCTCTCTACATGTAGTAAATTAGCTCGAGGTGGAATCCTAACATCAACTGGATTTTATAAATGTCTGCggtaagaggaaaaaattgtgCAGCAAAAAAGGGACTGGTGTTTGTAACGCTGTGTTAGCAGTGTTAACACATAGCTTAAGAGTTCTTTGAGAAAAGATGTTCTAAGTTGGGTTCGAAAGATGTGcagttttgaaatgttaattGAAATATAGTTTGATTTCATCCTATTTCAGTATCTTTAGTAGACTTGCTTCTGTGCTTACAGtccttttaattctttttcacaAAGTTCTTGAAGATACTGTAGTTTTTACTTAACTTGTTCAAGTCTGTGCCAACATCAGTTTGACCACAGGTCTCCTGTGATGAATACCCTGAAGCTTACAGAGAATTCTGCTGTATTGCAAAGATGCAGGCACTGGTGCAGTTACTGTGCATGTAAGAGTAGCGTTagattaatgtttttaaaataagccACTCATTGTAAGAGGGTAGAGTTACTGTGTTCATTAACACTGATCTATGTTCTGTTTGGCAGAACTGTCTTTCCAAATCATACAGTGAAGAGAGTAGAAGATCCAATTAACAATGGTCAAGCACATATACATGTGGTAGGAGTGAAGAGGAGAGCTATACCACTTCCCATTCAGATGTACTATCAGCAGCAACCAGCTTCGTCTACCCCAATTGTTCGGGTTGATTCAATTCCTGACATGTCTTCGTCTCCTTCGCCAGCAggttttttaatcatttaaataTTGAGTATTCTGCATTGATTctcagagaataattttttttttttaattacccaAAATAGTTTGTAAGTGTTGGAGTTAGGGACAGTgtggttttattccttttattgaATGAAGTTCTGAATAATTGTATTACTGTATGTACTTGTATGTGATCTAATACTTGACATGTCACCCGTAGACTTGTCAGCCAGCAGAAAAGCCGTTGTCACTGCATCATTTATTCAGATGTAATATAGCTGAGAAAACACGTAGAATTAAAAATTCGAGCCTTGGggttttaaatattctttgttttgaactaatttttgctttcaaactTTTACCTTATTTATTTCAATAGGACTCCCACATGGGCCACAAAGCGTAGGAAATCATTATCAAAGGACCCCTATTAACCAGTCTTCAACTTTGACAGCAACACAGATGTCTTTTCCAATTCAAGGTGTTCATACTGTGGCACAGACTGTTTCTAGAATTCCACAAAATACTGTTCATGCGCAGCAGCAAAATGCTCCAATGACTGTTATACAGAATAAAGGTCCAATACCTGGTGAAGTTGTGAAGGCCACAGTAATACAGAGCTCTGTTCCCCAGTCTGGCGTTCCTGTTACTATTGCTGTAGGAGGAGCACCACAAGCTTCAAATCAAAATCACAGCAGTACAGGACCACAGCCGTCCGTTACTGTTGTTGGTTCTCAGACGTTGCTTCACCACCAACCTGTAATTCAACAGCAGTCTCCACTGCATGCAGTGGTACCAGGACAGATACCTTCAGGCACTCCTGTTACAGTAATTCAGCAAGCTGTACCTCAGGGTCATATATTTGGCAGAGTACAAAACATACCAGCATGCAGTTCAGCAGTTTCACAGGGTCAACAGTTGATCAGCACATCATCGCAACCTGGGCAGTCACCATCTCAGCAGTCCTCTACTGCTAACCAGCAACAAGATACAGTCATCATAGCACCACAGCAGTATGTCACAACCTCTGCATCTAACATTGTTTCTGCCACCACTGTTCAGAATTTCCAAGTAGCACCTGGGCAGGTGGTTGCAATTGCAGGCGTCCAAAACCCACCAACTTCTAGGGTAGGCTTTCAGAACATTGCACCAAAGCCTCTGCCGTCTCAGCAAGTTCCACCTAATGTACAGCAGCCGATGCAGTCACAGCAGCAACCACCACAACCAGCATCCCAGCAAAGTGTAGTGATTGTCAGCCAGCCAGCTCAGCAAGGTCAAACGTATGCACCAGCCATTCACCAAATAGTGCTTGCTAATCCAGCTTCTATTCCTCCTGGTCAGACTGTTCAGTTGACTGGACAGCCAAACATTACTCCATCTTCTTCACCATCTCCAGGTCCGGTTACAAACAATCAAGTCCCTACAGTTATGTCATCTTCATCTACCCCTTCTCAGTCACAAGGACCCCCTCCTACTGTCAGCCAGATGCTTTCTGTAaagagacagcagcagcagcaacagcagcagcaacattcACCAGCATCTTCGCAGCAACAGGTACAACCACCGATGCAAATGCAAGTTCAGTCCCCGCAAGCTAATACAGGAGTTGGCCAGCCTAACTCTGGTGAATCTAGTCTGATAAAGCAACTACTTCTTCCAAAAAGAGGCCCCTCAACTCCAGGGGGGAAGCTTATACTCCCAGCTCCACAGATTCCTCCACCTAACAATGCAAGAGCTCCTAGCCCTCAGGTGGTTTATCAGATGGCCAATAACCAAACGCCAGGTTTTGGAGTACAAGGGCAGTcttcagctcagcagctgctaGTTGGACAACAGCTGGTCCAGGGTGCAGTCCAGCCCCAAGGGGCAGTACAAACAGTGCCCATTTCTAACTTACAGATATTGCCAGGTCAGTTGATCTCAAACAGCCCAGCAACTATTTTCCAAGGGACTACTGGCAACCAGGTTACTATAACAGTTGTGCCAAATACGAGTTTTGCTACTGCAACTGTGAGTCAGGGAAATGCAACTCAAATCATTGCTCCAGCTGGAATTGCAGTGAGTGGGGCTCAGACAGGAGTTGGGCTGCAGATGCAAACACTTCCAGCTACTCAAGCACCTTCAGCTGGACAATCACCGTGTACTGCTGCTCCCCCATTCAAAGGTGATAAAATAATTTGCcaaaaggaggaagaagcaaaGGAAGCAACAGGTTTACACATTCATGAACGTAAGATTGAAGTTATGGAGAATCCTTCCTGCCGAAGAGGAGCTGCAAACACCAGCAATGgggatgcaaaagaaaatgaaatgcaggtGGGAAGTCTTTTAAATGGGAGAAAGTATAGTGACTCCAGTCTACCTCCTTCTAACTCAGGGAAAACACAGAATGAGGCCAATCAGTGCTCACAAGTCAGTAATGGGCCATCATTAGAAATGGGTGAGAACGGAGCTCCTGGAAAGCAGAACTTTGAACAAATGGACACACAGGAAATTAAAAGTGATTTGAAGAAGCCCCTAGTTAATGGAATCTGTGATTTTGATAAAGGCGATGGTTCTCATTTGAGCAAAAACATTCCAAATCACAAAACTTCCAATCATGTAGGAAATGGTGAGATATCTTCAGTGGAACAACAAGGGAATTTGGATGCCACGCAGCAAGATACTGCCAAAGGTGATCAAGGGGAGAGAATTTCTAATGGGCCTGTATTAACTTTGAGTAGTTCACCTGTTGTAAGCGGTACACAGGAGGCTGCAAAACTGTTAACCCAGCAACTTAGTGGTACCAACACTGATTTACCTAATGGACCTCTAGCTTCAAGTTTGAATTCAGATGTGCCTCAGCAACGCCCAAGTGTAGTTGTCTCACCACAATCTACAGCCTCTGTTATACAGGGGCATCAAATCATAGCAGTTCCACACTCAGGACCTAGAGTGTCCCAGTCTACCCTGTCATCCGAAGTTCGGTCTACTAATGGCACAGCAGAATGCAAAATTGCAAAGAGGCCAGCAGAGGATAATGACAGGGAAACTGTTCCAGGAATTCCAAATAAAGTAGGAGTTAGAATTGTTACAATCAGTGACCCCAACAATGCTGGTTGCAGTGCAACTATGGTTGCTGTGCCAGCTGGAGCGGATCCAAGCACTGTAGCGAAAGTAGCAATAGAAAGTGCTgttcaacaaaagcagcagcaaccaACCACGTATATACAAAGCATGGTCACACAGGTATGTTGCAGTGTACTTTTTATGTTTATTCCAACTCTGATTATGACTTAATGCTGtgaaatatatatgaaaatgtaAACTCGGTTGATATCTTGCAAGGaattgaaaatattcagaaaatgatGGTTTGCATTCTTTCACAAACTAAGGTTCAAATAGTTTGCATGCTTTTTGATATAAGTGACTACAGTGGTATTTACAGTGGTCTGGAGCTTCATAATATACAGTAAGGGAGGAACTTGCTCTCACTAGTTTCCTCTTTAAAGgatttactgtttaaaaaacaaagacgATTTATTGTACCGTCTTGTAAAAACAGTAGTGTTGTTCTGCATTTTATTCTTGGTCCTTACTGCGTATGGAGCAAACATATTTTTTGCAAGATAGTTTGTTAATCACTGCAGCTGCATCTGGCCTGCTAAAATTTGTTGAAATTCTTGTATTTAAGGGTGATCTTGTTAGGCTTGCTTCAATTTACTACAGTCAGGATAAAGTATTGCTTTCTAAGTGTGTCAG is a genomic window of Meleagris gallopavo isolate NT-WF06-2002-E0010 breed Aviagen turkey brand Nicholas breeding stock chromosome 1, Turkey_5.1, whole genome shotgun sequence containing:
- the ARID2 gene encoding AT-rich interactive domain-containing protein 2, giving the protein MKATVVMLSLYFGMFYLEKYEKVHHFGEEDEEVQPGNPKPQLPIGAIPTSYNYQQHSVSDYLRQSYGLSMDFNSPNDYNKLVLSLLSGLPNEVDFAINVCTLLSNESKHVMQLEKDPKIITLLLANAGVFDDTLGSFSAVFGEEWKEKTDRDFVKGSFLLRQETNVEWTESNQASLLKSKKGDLGPSSRVKRRNRGCNLTLNLRCLNTFTQFWRDIVEDIEVRDLISDRSKSQDIPSEDWIWESLFHPPRKLGINDIEGQRVLQIAVILRNLSFEEGNVKLLAANRTCLRFLLLSAHSHFISLRQLGLDTLGNIAAELLLDPVDFKTTHLMFHTVTKCLMSRDRFLKMRGMEILANLCKAEDNGVLICEYVDQESYKEIICHLTLPDVLLVISALEVLYMLTEMGEVACTKISKVEKSIDTLVCLVSMDIQMFGPDALTAVKLIEHQCVSQQGVPDVRPPMMDHGSSQAHATGIAASRTAPHVAPPPGIVEIDSEKFACQWLNAHFEVNLDCSISRAEMYSEYLSTCSKLARGGILTSTGFYKCLRTVFPNHTVKRVEDPINNGQAHIHVVGVKRRAIPLPIQMYYQQQPASSTPIVRVDSIPDMSSSPSPAGLPHGPQSVGNHYQRTPINQSSTLTATQMSFPIQGVHTVAQTVSRIPQNTVHAQQQNAPMTVIQNKGPIPGEVVKATVIQSSVPQSGVPVTIAVGGAPQASNQNHSSTGPQPSVTVVGSQTLLHHQPVIQQQSPLHAVVPGQIPSGTPVTVIQQAVPQGHIFGRVQNIPACSSAVSQGQQLISTSSQPGQSPSQQSSTANQQQDTVIIAPQQYVTTSASNIVSATTVQNFQVAPGQVVAIAGVQNPPTSRVGFQNIAPKPLPSQQVPPNVQQPMQSQQQPPQPASQQSVVIVSQPAQQGQTYAPAIHQIVLANPASIPPGQTVQLTGQPNITPSSSPSPGPVTNNQVPTVMSSSSTPSQSQGPPPTVSQMLSVKRQQQQQQQQQHSPASSQQQVQPPMQMQVQSPQANTGVGQPNSGESSLIKQLLLPKRGPSTPGGKLILPAPQIPPPNNARAPSPQVVYQMANNQTPGFGVQGQSSAQQLLVGQQLVQGAVQPQGAVQTVPISNLQILPGQLISNSPATIFQGTTGNQVTITVVPNTSFATATVSQGNATQIIAPAGIAVSGAQTGVGLQMQTLPATQAPSAGQSPCTAAPPFKGDKIICQKEEEAKEATGLHIHERKIEVMENPSCRRGAANTSNGDAKENEMQVGSLLNGRKYSDSSLPPSNSGKTQNEANQCSQVSNGPSLEMGENGAPGKQNFEQMDTQEIKSDLKKPLVNGICDFDKGDGSHLSKNIPNHKTSNHVGNGEISSVEQQGNLDATQQDTAKGDQGERISNGPVLTLSSSPVVSGTQEAAKLLTQQLSGTNTDLPNGPLASSLNSDVPQQRPSVVVSPQSTASVIQGHQIIAVPHSGPRVSQSTLSSEVRSTNGTAECKIAKRPAEDNDRETVPGIPNKVGVRIVTISDPNNAGCSATMVAVPAGADPSTVAKVAIESAVQQKQQQPTTYIQSMVTQSTPATSIPTVQVQGQQLNLQPPSYTAASQHAEQMKKPGQNFMCLWQSCKKWFQTPSQVFYHAATEHGGKDVYPGQCLWEGCEPFQRQRFSFITHLQDKHCSRDALLAGLKQDEPGQGGIQKPSNKPPVVGSTAATPRAQKAIVNHPSAALMALRRGSRNLVFRDFTDEKEGPITKHIRLTAALILKNIGKYSECGRRLLKRHENHLSVLAISNMEASSTLAKCLYELNFTVQSKEHEKDSEMLQ